The following proteins come from a genomic window of Verrucomicrobiota bacterium JB022:
- a CDS encoding sigma-70 family RNA polymerase sigma factor: MKTTDASMPCKPEPQVCRYLRLEGPELLRAYFRRRVEWNEAEDLAQEALLKAWQHCQDVDHDTRVRAWLFGIARRRLSDHFRRDVRHWQELDEESRPVESGEHLTPFRAEIMTFVRAQVHELPRAQREILEALMEGERQVDLAQRLGLPLSTVKARAQRGRQRLLELAERRCIFIRDAFGRVVDCEPRQQTCCA, translated from the coding sequence GTGAAGACGACCGATGCCAGTATGCCCTGCAAGCCGGAGCCGCAGGTCTGCCGATATCTGAGGCTGGAAGGCCCTGAATTGCTGCGCGCCTACTTCCGACGCCGCGTGGAGTGGAACGAAGCGGAGGATCTGGCGCAGGAGGCATTGCTGAAGGCGTGGCAACACTGCCAGGATGTAGACCATGATACCCGGGTGCGTGCGTGGTTGTTTGGTATCGCGCGTCGGCGGTTGTCGGACCACTTTCGCCGCGACGTAAGGCATTGGCAGGAGCTGGACGAGGAAAGTCGACCCGTTGAGAGTGGGGAGCACCTGACTCCCTTCCGGGCCGAAATCATGACTTTCGTGCGGGCACAGGTGCATGAGTTGCCCCGGGCGCAACGTGAAATCCTGGAAGCGCTGATGGAAGGGGAACGGCAGGTCGACCTTGCCCAACGGCTGGGGCTGCCGCTTTCTACGGTCAAGGCTCGTGCGCAACGGGGGCGGCAGCGCCTGCTCGAGTTGGCGGAGCGGCGCTGTATCTTCATCCGCGACGCCTTCGGCAGGGTGGTGGACTGCGAGCCGCGCCAGCAGACATGTTGCGCCTGA
- a CDS encoding PEP-CTERM sorting domain-containing protein: MISLRSIVRTCAAGALSLLGVSQLSAGLNFSIYPVNGNVVMVGSGSVDLAGLAGPGGAEQSPAVRSDWSLIMVGMFDQEVDFYSPVTPPSPALGDSSFRFVADNGWGDSIGLIAIPNLTPGLYVPDNYVSGTSLSGTAIFLNTTVADLGLTPGVYTWTWGSGANADSATLTISVPEPSTWAAIAGLGALGLIALRRRVRA; the protein is encoded by the coding sequence ATGATTTCACTTCGTTCTATCGTTCGCACCTGTGCGGCAGGTGCTCTTTCCCTTCTGGGAGTCTCCCAGCTTTCCGCTGGCCTCAACTTCTCGATCTACCCCGTGAACGGCAATGTTGTCATGGTGGGGTCAGGCTCGGTCGATCTTGCCGGTTTAGCGGGGCCCGGTGGTGCCGAGCAAAGCCCGGCAGTACGCTCCGACTGGTCTTTGATCATGGTGGGTATGTTTGATCAGGAGGTGGATTTCTACAGCCCCGTGACCCCTCCTTCCCCTGCTCTCGGCGATTCGAGTTTCCGTTTTGTGGCGGACAACGGCTGGGGCGACAGCATTGGCCTGATCGCGATTCCCAATCTCACTCCTGGCCTCTACGTGCCCGATAATTACGTTTCTGGCACCTCCTTGTCCGGGACGGCCATTTTTCTCAACACCACGGTGGCTGATCTGGGCCTGACCCCCGGCGTCTATACCTGGACCTGGGGCAGCGGTGCCAATGCCGACTCCGCCACCCTCACCATCTCGGTTCCCGAGCCCAGCACCTGGGCCGCGATCGCCGGTCTCGGCGCTCTGGGCCTCATCGCCCTCCGCCGCCGCGTCAGGGCGTAA
- a CDS encoding STAS/SEC14 domain-containing protein translates to MHTLLPDSRDDLVALRLSGKLDAADYDSIKALLESRIAEQGKVRLYWEMVDFDGWTPQGLWADARLDVKHANHFSKIAIVGTSDWEKWTTKLMKPFTSAEVKFFPLDQSTQALAWAKA, encoded by the coding sequence ATGCATACCCTTCTACCCGATTCCCGTGACGACCTGGTGGCACTGCGCCTGAGCGGCAAGCTCGATGCAGCCGACTACGACAGTATCAAGGCGCTGCTTGAAAGCCGTATCGCCGAACAAGGCAAAGTGCGCCTTTATTGGGAGATGGTCGACTTTGACGGCTGGACACCCCAAGGGCTCTGGGCCGATGCGCGTCTCGACGTGAAACATGCCAACCACTTCTCCAAAATTGCCATCGTCGGCACTTCCGACTGGGAAAAGTGGACGACGAAGCTGATGAAGCCTTTTACCAGCGCAGAGGTTAAGTTCTTTCCGCTCGACCAGAGCACGCAGGCGCTCGCCTGGGCCAAGGCATAA
- a CDS encoding UDP-2,3-diacylglucosamine diphosphatase, whose amino-acid sequence MTKKTKKAVLTFKTIVISDVHLGAPDCQVDKVNFFLKHTHSEKLILNGDIIDGWSLARQGGWTKKHTRFIRLVLKKMEKKNVHVIYLRGNHDDILDRFLPLEFGRMEVTDRHIHESASGRYLVVHGDVFDAITQNSKLIAVLGDIGYQTLLKVNRVYNKYRAWRGKGYFSLSKAIKARTKKVVNYISRFEDNVEEFTLKHDCSGFICGHIHTPADKMVGEVHYLNSGDWVESNTALVEHFDNRWEILTYEDFVVRLAEEERRLAAAAQAECPMDEDVDDEGETLISH is encoded by the coding sequence ATGACAAAGAAAACGAAAAAGGCAGTCCTGACCTTCAAGACCATCGTTATCTCCGATGTGCACCTTGGGGCTCCCGACTGCCAGGTCGACAAGGTCAACTTCTTCCTCAAGCACACCCACAGCGAAAAGCTGATCCTCAACGGCGACATCATCGACGGGTGGTCGCTCGCTCGCCAGGGAGGGTGGACCAAGAAGCACACCCGCTTCATCCGTCTCGTGCTGAAGAAGATGGAGAAAAAGAACGTGCATGTCATCTACCTGCGCGGCAACCACGACGACATTCTCGACCGCTTCCTGCCGCTCGAATTCGGGCGCATGGAGGTGACCGACCGCCACATCCACGAGTCTGCCAGCGGTCGCTACCTTGTGGTGCACGGCGACGTGTTCGACGCCATCACCCAAAACAGCAAGCTGATCGCCGTCCTGGGCGACATCGGCTACCAGACGCTGCTCAAGGTCAACCGCGTCTACAACAAATACCGCGCCTGGCGGGGCAAGGGCTATTTCTCGCTCAGCAAGGCGATCAAGGCCCGCACCAAAAAGGTGGTCAACTATATCAGCCGCTTCGAAGACAACGTCGAAGAATTTACCCTCAAGCACGATTGCAGCGGCTTTATCTGCGGCCACATTCACACTCCGGCCGACAAGATGGTGGGCGAGGTCCACTACCTCAACTCCGGCGACTGGGTGGAAAGTAACACCGCCCTCGTCGAGCACTTCGACAACCGCTGGGAAATCCTCACCTACGAAGACTTTGTCGTGCGCTTGGCCGAAGAAGAGCGCCGCCTCGCCGCCGCCGCCCAAGCGGAATGCCCCATGGACGAAGACGTCGACGATGAGGGCGAAACACTAATAAGCCACTAA
- a CDS encoding arsenite methyltransferase, with protein MSNEMLEQDATRTVVRERYRKIAETAGESCCAPSCCGGENKAFSRAEDIGYSKDDLCCVPEGSEMGLGCGNPTALAQLQPGETVLDLGCGGGFDCFLAARAVGSTGRVIGVDMTPEMISKARRNAREGGYSNVEFRLGEIEALPVPDGIVDAILSNCVINLSPDKPSVFREAHRVLKAGGRLSLADIVATKPIPPDIQRDFEALTSCVAGAAQVDEVDSMLKAAGFSEVRIQLKEETRAMINQWSQSGTAGEYVVSALIEARK; from the coding sequence ATGAGCAACGAAATGTTGGAACAAGACGCCACCCGCACCGTCGTGCGCGAACGCTACCGCAAGATCGCCGAGACTGCTGGCGAATCCTGCTGTGCCCCGAGCTGCTGCGGCGGCGAAAACAAGGCTTTCTCGCGGGCTGAAGACATCGGCTACAGCAAGGACGACTTATGCTGCGTGCCGGAAGGCTCCGAGATGGGGCTGGGTTGCGGCAACCCCACCGCGCTCGCGCAGCTTCAGCCCGGCGAAACGGTGCTCGACCTTGGTTGCGGGGGCGGCTTCGACTGTTTTCTGGCCGCCCGTGCGGTCGGCTCGACGGGCCGTGTCATCGGGGTCGACATGACGCCTGAGATGATTTCGAAGGCGCGGCGTAATGCCCGGGAAGGCGGCTATAGCAACGTCGAGTTTCGCCTGGGCGAGATCGAGGCGTTGCCGGTGCCCGATGGAATCGTCGACGCCATCCTTTCCAACTGCGTGATCAACCTCTCGCCCGACAAGCCGAGCGTCTTCCGGGAAGCGCATCGGGTGCTGAAGGCCGGTGGCCGCCTCTCACTCGCAGATATCGTGGCCACCAAGCCGATCCCGCCTGACATTCAGCGCGACTTCGAGGCACTGACTTCGTGTGTGGCCGGCGCGGCGCAGGTGGATGAGGTCGATTCGATGCTGAAGGCGGCCGGCTTCTCCGAAGTGCGCATCCAGCTAAAGGAGGAGACGCGGGCCATGATCAACCAGTGGTCGCAGAGCGGAACGGCTGGGGAATACGTCGTTTCGGCCCTGATCGAAGCCCGTAAGTAA
- the catB gene encoding type B chloramphenicol O-acetyltransferase, which produces MDNVFESPFKGIVLEQHVSHPNIQVGRYSYYSGYYHGHRFEECARYLLPDEGVDRLIIGSFCSIGSGAAFIMAGNQGHRNDWVSTFPFYWMSEVPSFAGAANGYRPAGDTVIGNDAWIGSEAIIMPGITIGHGAVIGTRALVTKDVEPYAIVGGNPAKIIRKRFDDSQIAMLLELRWWDWKDDELKQAMPILTSGDIPALYRHWQTVIEPAEQA; this is translated from the coding sequence ATGGATAACGTCTTCGAAAGCCCCTTCAAAGGGATCGTCCTTGAGCAACACGTCTCCCATCCAAACATCCAGGTGGGGCGCTATAGCTATTACTCCGGCTATTACCATGGACACCGTTTTGAGGAATGCGCCCGCTACCTCTTGCCCGATGAAGGCGTAGACCGGCTCATCATTGGCTCATTTTGTTCCATCGGGTCAGGGGCAGCCTTCATCATGGCAGGCAATCAAGGGCATAGAAACGACTGGGTCAGCACGTTCCCCTTTTACTGGATGTCTGAAGTTCCTTCCTTTGCAGGAGCTGCAAATGGCTATCGCCCTGCCGGCGATACGGTGATCGGCAACGATGCCTGGATCGGCTCCGAGGCGATCATCATGCCCGGGATCACGATTGGTCATGGCGCGGTGATTGGAACCAGGGCCTTGGTCACAAAGGATGTTGAACCTTACGCGATCGTAGGGGGCAACCCCGCCAAAATCATCCGCAAGCGGTTTGACGATTCTCAGATCGCCATGCTGCTCGAACTACGTTGGTGGGATTGGAAAGACGATGAGCTGAAGCAGGCCATGCCCATCCTGACCAGCGGCGATATTCCAGCCCTGTATCGCCATTGGCAAACGGTGATCGAGCCCGCAGAGCAAGCCTAA
- a CDS encoding NAD(P)H-dependent glycerol-3-phosphate dehydrogenase, with translation MNFCIYPAGAWGTALALHLVRENHTVTLVPRELDHALEMASSRVNRRYLDGVELPRDVQLGMELAPSLMEADVLVLACPSRYLRGVCREIRSQLYQAEQLEVVLTLCKGLEEGTNALPTAVVAEELPQFAHGALSGPSFASQVAAGQPTALVLSTNLPADKNEYLQQALSGERVRVYTSDDLTGVELGGCLKNVYAIAVGMCDGLGLRDNTKAALLTRALHEMVRVGEALGGKRETFYGLTGFGDLVLTCNGAESRNRTFGERVARGESAEQLIAAMTVEGYRTTACFHRICQDKGVEAPILEQIYQILFEGRSLREAIPALMGRQLKPERA, from the coding sequence ATGAACTTTTGCATCTACCCCGCCGGCGCCTGGGGCACCGCCCTGGCCCTCCACCTTGTGCGCGAAAACCACACCGTGACGCTCGTCCCGCGCGAGCTCGATCACGCGCTGGAGATGGCCAGCTCGCGCGTGAACCGCCGCTACCTCGACGGCGTGGAGCTACCGCGCGACGTGCAGCTGGGGATGGAGCTTGCCCCGTCGCTGATGGAGGCCGATGTGCTCGTGCTCGCCTGCCCCTCGCGCTACCTGCGCGGCGTCTGCCGCGAGATCCGCAGCCAGCTCTATCAGGCCGAGCAGCTGGAAGTCGTCCTCACGCTTTGCAAGGGCCTCGAAGAAGGCACGAACGCGCTGCCGACCGCCGTGGTGGCCGAAGAGCTGCCGCAGTTTGCCCACGGCGCGCTGAGCGGCCCCAGCTTTGCCAGCCAGGTGGCGGCCGGCCAGCCCACCGCGCTCGTCCTGAGCACCAACCTCCCGGCAGATAAAAACGAATACCTGCAGCAGGCCCTCAGCGGCGAGCGGGTCCGCGTCTATACCAGCGACGACCTTACCGGCGTCGAGCTGGGCGGCTGCCTCAAGAACGTCTACGCCATCGCGGTGGGCATGTGCGATGGGCTGGGCCTGCGCGACAATACCAAGGCCGCCCTGCTGACCCGCGCCCTGCACGAGATGGTGCGGGTGGGGGAGGCCCTCGGTGGCAAGCGCGAGACCTTTTATGGCCTCACCGGCTTTGGCGACCTCGTGTTGACCTGTAATGGAGCCGAGAGCCGCAACCGCACCTTTGGCGAACGCGTCGCGCGCGGGGAGTCGGCGGAGCAACTGATTGCCGCGATGACGGTCGAAGGTTACCGCACCACCGCCTGCTTCCACCGCATCTGCCAGGACAAGGGCGTCGAAGCCCCCATCCTCGAACAGATCTACCAGATCCTCTTCGAAGGCCGCAGCCTCCGCGAAGCCATCCCCGCCCTCATGGGCCGCCAGCTCAAACCCGAGCGAGCCTAG
- a CDS encoding glycosyltransferase family 1 protein produces MTETFPPEINGVSMTLSRLVGGLLRRGHQVQVIAPWRRDRRANLMPGCELISVPGMPIPRYENLRFGLPLPGIMNKHWRGNPPDLVHIATEGPLGWAASRACRGLKIPLVTSFHTNFHSYGRFYGYGGVTKAVLSYMRRFHQHAEVTFVPSDDTLNRLARAGFDHLEILGRGVDTELFSPARRSDALRAEWGAKPDTPVALYVGRVASEKNLPLTIQAWLAMRETRPDLKLVVVGDGPERGKLAQEHPEIVFAGMREGEDLASHYASGDVFLFGSVTETFGNVVTEAMASGLVLLAYDYAAPQRFVRDGENGRIAPLHDEAAYLAAARDLAAHPEAWPQMREKARETMMSVSWEAVLDKFEQRLQGILSSATVT; encoded by the coding sequence GTGACTGAAACTTTCCCCCCCGAGATCAACGGGGTCTCCATGACCTTGAGCCGTCTCGTGGGCGGGCTCCTGCGGCGCGGGCATCAGGTGCAAGTGATTGCTCCTTGGCGCCGCGACCGGCGGGCCAACCTGATGCCTGGGTGCGAACTGATCAGCGTGCCGGGTATGCCTATCCCACGCTACGAAAACCTGCGCTTCGGCCTGCCCCTGCCCGGCATCATGAACAAGCACTGGCGCGGCAACCCGCCTGACCTCGTGCACATCGCCACCGAAGGCCCCTTGGGCTGGGCGGCCAGCCGGGCGTGCCGAGGCCTCAAGATCCCGCTCGTCACCAGCTTCCATACGAATTTCCACAGCTACGGGCGCTTCTACGGCTACGGCGGCGTGACGAAGGCCGTGCTGTCTTATATGCGCCGCTTTCACCAGCACGCGGAGGTGACGTTTGTGCCGAGCGACGATACGCTCAACCGCCTCGCACGCGCGGGCTTCGACCACTTGGAGATCCTGGGCCGCGGCGTGGATACCGAGCTGTTTTCGCCCGCCCGCCGCAGCGATGCCCTGCGCGCCGAATGGGGTGCGAAGCCTGATACCCCGGTGGCCCTCTATGTGGGCCGCGTCGCCAGCGAAAAGAACCTGCCGTTGACGATCCAGGCCTGGCTGGCAATGCGAGAGACCCGCCCCGACCTGAAGCTGGTGGTGGTCGGCGATGGGCCGGAACGCGGCAAGCTGGCCCAGGAGCACCCGGAGATCGTCTTTGCCGGGATGCGCGAGGGCGAAGACCTGGCCAGCCACTACGCCAGTGGCGACGTGTTCCTCTTTGGCAGTGTGACCGAAACGTTTGGCAATGTCGTGACCGAAGCGATGGCCAGCGGGCTGGTGCTGCTGGCCTACGACTACGCCGCACCGCAACGCTTTGTGCGCGACGGGGAGAATGGCCGCATCGCGCCGCTCCACGACGAGGCTGCCTACCTTGCCGCCGCGCGCGATCTGGCGGCCCACCCCGAAGCCTGGCCCCAGATGCGAGAGAAGGCCCGTGAGACCATGATGAGCGTCTCCTGGGAAGCCGTGCTGGACAAGTTTGAGCAACGTCTGCAAGGTATCTTGAGTTCTGCCACTGTCACTTAG
- a CDS encoding ABC transporter permease, with translation MPTATPTNEAKPAADWKQEQGRLVLRLSGRWSLHAPRPKDPHLLPAFRAQVKGWEGDQRLAFDLDAVERFDSRLVAQLFVLIDAAEAEGWAIERESLPEDVCKLLSLAQASGKTEAEGAAKDTGWLSALGYWGLEKYAGTKEVFAFVGRAFTSFIKFITGRAKIRRQDFFEILQDTSASSLPIVSLISFLVGLIIAFLGAVVLRQFSAEFAVSYLVGYGMLREMGAVMTGVIMAGRTGAAFAAQIGSMKVNEEIDALSTFGISPMDFIVLPRLLALAIMMPLLTIYADLVGILGGYLVATIMMRVPHEVFVVEMDNVVTSLDVYLGVFKGFVFGILVAVAGCLRGLQTTSGADAVGRAATKAVVTGITLIILANAIIDWAAAQVGI, from the coding sequence ATGCCGACCGCCACGCCCACCAACGAAGCCAAGCCTGCCGCCGACTGGAAACAGGAGCAGGGGCGGCTGGTATTACGGTTGAGCGGGCGGTGGTCGTTGCATGCGCCGCGGCCCAAAGACCCGCACTTGTTGCCTGCCTTTCGCGCGCAGGTGAAAGGGTGGGAGGGCGATCAGCGGCTCGCTTTCGACCTCGACGCGGTTGAGAGATTCGATTCGCGCCTGGTGGCGCAGCTTTTTGTGCTGATCGACGCCGCCGAAGCGGAAGGGTGGGCTATCGAGCGTGAATCGTTGCCCGAGGATGTGTGCAAGCTGCTCTCGCTCGCCCAAGCCTCCGGCAAGACGGAAGCGGAAGGCGCGGCAAAGGATACCGGCTGGCTCTCGGCTCTCGGCTACTGGGGGCTGGAAAAGTATGCCGGCACCAAGGAGGTCTTCGCCTTCGTGGGCCGCGCCTTCACCAGCTTCATCAAATTCATCACTGGGCGGGCCAAGATCCGCCGGCAGGACTTTTTCGAGATCCTGCAGGATACCAGCGCCTCGTCGCTGCCGATCGTCTCGCTGATCAGCTTCCTCGTGGGCCTGATCATCGCCTTCCTCGGCGCCGTCGTGCTGCGGCAGTTCAGCGCGGAGTTTGCCGTCTCCTACCTCGTCGGCTACGGCATGTTGCGCGAGATGGGCGCGGTGATGACGGGGGTGATCATGGCCGGGCGCACAGGGGCCGCCTTCGCCGCCCAGATCGGCAGCATGAAGGTCAACGAAGAGATCGACGCGCTTTCGACCTTCGGTATCAGCCCGATGGATTTTATCGTGCTGCCGCGTCTGCTGGCTCTGGCCATCATGATGCCGCTGCTCACGATTTATGCCGACCTGGTGGGCATCCTCGGCGGCTACCTCGTCGCGACCATCATGATGCGGGTGCCGCACGAGGTGTTCGTGGTCGAGATGGACAACGTGGTGACAAGCCTGGACGTCTACCTCGGGGTCTTCAAAGGCTTCGTCTTCGGTATCCTTGTGGCGGTGGCCGGTTGCCTGCGCGGCCTGCAAACCACCAGCGGGGCCGACGCCGTCGGTCGGGCCGCCACCAAGGCCGTGGTCACCGGCATTACGCTGATCATCCTGGCCAACGCCATTATAGACTGGGCTGCCGCCCAAGTGGGCATCTAG
- the miaA gene encoding tRNA (adenosine(37)-N6)-dimethylallyltransferase MiaA, producing the protein MLRNEASSSPFSPRLVFLVGPTAVGKTELALQWAEQLGADILSCDSLCVYRGMDIGTAKPSAEEQARVPHYGIDLNASWEPCSVEQYARYAETVVDQARRQNRHLLVTGGSGFYLKAFFSAIVDKLHIPSEIEAFVADLQAAEGLPGMVRELQKLNPNGTGTLDVQNPRRVEKALLRCLASGLTVVELRERFEALPEPFADCEKHVVLLQRDAEELRQRVRLRVQQMLDQGLVDEVRRLIDEGFERNPSAAGSIGYRETIHYLRHGGTLDALAEEISIHTDQLIRKQRTWFKKQIPVHEVWDRTGT; encoded by the coding sequence GTGTTACGAAACGAAGCATCGAGTTCCCCATTTTCACCACGGCTGGTCTTCCTAGTCGGCCCCACCGCCGTGGGCAAGACGGAACTGGCGCTGCAATGGGCGGAGCAACTGGGCGCTGATATCCTAAGTTGCGACTCCTTATGCGTTTATAGAGGAATGGATATTGGCACCGCCAAGCCCAGCGCTGAGGAACAAGCCCGGGTGCCGCATTACGGCATCGATCTAAATGCATCATGGGAACCCTGTTCGGTCGAGCAATACGCACGATACGCGGAAACGGTTGTCGATCAGGCTCGTCGGCAAAATCGTCACCTGCTCGTAACGGGCGGTAGCGGTTTCTATCTTAAGGCGTTCTTCTCGGCCATTGTGGATAAACTTCACATCCCGTCCGAAATCGAGGCGTTTGTCGCGGATTTGCAGGCTGCAGAAGGCCTTCCAGGCATGGTGCGCGAGCTGCAGAAGCTGAACCCAAACGGCACGGGAACGCTTGACGTCCAGAACCCCCGCCGCGTGGAAAAAGCGCTCCTGCGCTGCCTCGCCAGCGGCTTGACTGTGGTGGAGCTGCGCGAGCGTTTCGAAGCCCTGCCTGAGCCTTTTGCGGACTGCGAGAAACACGTCGTTTTGCTCCAGCGCGACGCGGAAGAGCTGCGCCAACGCGTGCGGCTCCGCGTCCAGCAGATGCTCGATCAGGGCTTGGTCGATGAAGTGCGCCGCCTGATCGACGAAGGCTTTGAGCGCAACCCCAGCGCCGCCGGCTCCATCGGCTACCGCGAAACCATCCACTACCTCCGCCACGGTGGCACCCTGGACGCCTTGGCCGAAGAAATCAGCATCCACACCGATCAGCTCATCCGCAAGCAACGCACCTGGTTCAAAAAACAAATCCCCGTGCACGAGGTCTGGGACCGCACCGGGACGTAG
- a CDS encoding HAD family hydrolase, translated as MQPLPAAVLYDLDGTLIDHFDVIYRCYCYALEQLGLPPVTFEKVKASVGGSIPVTMGKLIPQEYVDEAVKLFRQRYEQIWQQDIHILPGVRELLQRFQAEGVLQGMLTNKEGNNARKIAAEVGLDEYLDPIIGTLDTPYRKPQPEMVAYALEHLGSTADETVYIGDSPYDFQTAKNGGMRCYLCATGSHTMEQLAEETEADGIYPDMVAMAREVWGLELLPTGL; from the coding sequence ATGCAACCTTTGCCCGCCGCCGTGCTCTACGACCTCGACGGAACGTTGATCGACCACTTCGACGTGATCTACCGCTGCTACTGCTATGCGCTGGAGCAGCTCGGCCTGCCGCCGGTGACTTTCGAGAAAGTCAAGGCGTCGGTCGGCGGCTCGATCCCGGTGACGATGGGCAAGCTGATCCCGCAGGAATACGTGGATGAGGCGGTGAAGCTCTTCCGCCAGCGTTACGAGCAGATCTGGCAGCAGGATATCCACATCCTGCCGGGTGTGCGTGAGCTGTTGCAGCGTTTTCAGGCCGAAGGCGTGCTGCAGGGGATGTTGACCAACAAGGAGGGCAACAACGCCCGAAAGATCGCCGCCGAAGTGGGCCTCGACGAATATCTGGACCCGATCATCGGCACGCTCGATACGCCCTATCGCAAGCCGCAGCCCGAGATGGTGGCCTATGCGCTCGAGCACCTCGGCTCGACGGCCGACGAGACGGTCTATATCGGCGACAGCCCGTATGACTTCCAGACGGCCAAGAATGGCGGCATGCGCTGCTACCTCTGCGCCACCGGCTCGCACACGATGGAGCAACTGGCCGAAGAAACCGAGGCCGACGGCATTTATCCGGACATGGTGGCGATGGCCCGCGAGGTTTGGGGCCTGGAGCTGCTGCCGACCGGCCTCTAA
- a CDS encoding sulfatase-like hydrolase/transferase, which yields MRFLTLLLTSAVVAVATFAETRIDFPKVAPIQQSTDLQNWTDIGANDHVIAPDLDYPIFYRQVEDNRPNIVFILTDDMRYDQYSAWGHPFIETPNIDRLATEGINFQRAYVTTPLCGPSRSSIFTGRLPSRHGIRTHTNDNLHAYEMPNGPFLLEEMQKAGYKTGFFGKWFNGRNFNGRVGADMWRGMGHAHKPSSIPWEGIEYWNWFVSVAYNHMFYYWPTGGWTQIHRYSTDVLRDLAVEFIHARNTRNEAPYFLFISFLNPHSPYIPDSQFKGRYSDQGFQIPNYPNLQFNQANSNDYVRQCEMLLSVDEAVRQILDEIGENTIVVFTSDNGFAHGEHGWAGKNHPMEESVGVPLFWYDPGHVIPRSNHDVVGLVDLYQTFLDLAGADTPEDPYRYSKSILPTVYEGKPHRDELIVLHYNASNFNRINFAQIITPDFTYWQFANGSNSLYSYDDPYQLVNLVNEPAFSDVKSDLIERLDNELAHEGANIMGNNPMPIWERDPTTQLVAP from the coding sequence ATGAGGTTTCTTACTCTTCTGCTAACGAGTGCTGTTGTCGCTGTCGCCACCTTTGCTGAAACACGGATCGATTTTCCTAAAGTCGCGCCGATTCAGCAGTCTACGGACCTGCAAAACTGGACTGATATCGGGGCAAACGATCACGTTATAGCCCCTGATCTCGATTACCCGATTTTTTATCGGCAAGTCGAAGATAACCGACCCAACATCGTCTTTATCCTCACGGATGACATGCGCTACGACCAATACAGCGCCTGGGGCCATCCGTTTATCGAAACGCCGAACATTGATCGCCTTGCGACCGAAGGCATCAATTTCCAACGGGCCTACGTTACAACTCCCCTATGTGGTCCCAGCCGGAGCAGCATTTTTACAGGCAGGCTACCTTCTCGCCACGGTATCAGGACTCATACAAATGACAATCTCCATGCTTATGAGATGCCCAATGGCCCGTTCCTGCTAGAGGAAATGCAGAAAGCCGGTTACAAAACAGGCTTTTTTGGCAAATGGTTTAATGGTCGAAATTTCAACGGTCGCGTTGGCGCAGATATGTGGCGAGGTATGGGGCACGCCCACAAACCCTCATCAATACCATGGGAAGGCATCGAATATTGGAACTGGTTCGTCTCAGTTGCTTACAACCACATGTTTTATTACTGGCCAACAGGAGGGTGGACTCAAATCCACCGTTACTCAACTGACGTACTTCGCGATTTGGCCGTAGAATTCATCCACGCACGCAATACTAGAAACGAGGCACCATACTTTCTCTTTATTTCTTTCCTGAATCCACACAGCCCGTATATCCCTGATTCTCAATTTAAAGGACGTTATTCCGACCAAGGTTTTCAGATTCCAAACTATCCAAATCTTCAATTTAACCAGGCCAACAGCAACGATTATGTAAGGCAATGCGAGATGCTGCTTTCCGTAGACGAAGCGGTTCGCCAGATCCTGGATGAAATCGGTGAAAACACGATCGTGGTATTCACCTCTGACAACGGCTTTGCTCATGGAGAACACGGTTGGGCGGGCAAGAACCACCCGATGGAGGAATCGGTTGGTGTTCCTCTCTTCTGGTATGACCCGGGCCACGTAATCCCAAGAAGCAATCATGATGTGGTTGGACTCGTCGACCTTTACCAAACCTTCCTGGATTTGGCTGGCGCCGATACTCCTGAAGACCCCTACCGTTATTCAAAATCCATTTTACCAACGGTATATGAAGGTAAGCCGCATCGTGATGAACTTATTGTCCTGCACTACAATGCAAGTAACTTCAATCGAATCAATTTTGCCCAGATCATCACCCCAGACTTCACTTATTGGCAATTTGCGAACGGCTCGAACTCTCTCTATTCCTACGATGATCCATACCAACTGGTTAATTTGGTGAACGAGCCGGCGTTTTCAGATGTAAAATCTGACTTAATTGAACGCCTGGACAACGAGTTAGCCCATGAAGGTGCCAACATCATGGGAAACAATCCAATGCCCATTTGGGAAAGAGACCCGACTACTCAACTCGTCGCTCCGTAA